In a single window of the Drosophila albomicans strain 15112-1751.03 chromosome 3, ASM965048v2, whole genome shotgun sequence genome:
- the LOC117568027 gene encoding peroxiredoxin-2, producing MSLLLRKPAPDFSTIAVTSSTGFRSMTLHEFRGRYVILLFYPADFSFVCPTELQAFSDRAQEFRSVGCEIIACSTDSQYAHCVWIMQPRKQGGLGDMDIPLLADKSMKIAQSYGMLDESTGLAHRGMFIIDRVGIVRHISVNDIGVGRSVEESLRLVQAYQFTDEFGEVCPANWRPGAKTFKSTNASKAEYFKGAG from the coding sequence aTGAGCTTACTGCTACGCAAGCCGGCTCCAGATTTCAGTACCATTGCAGTAACATCCTCTACTGGATTTAGATCAATGACGCTGCACGAGTTTCGTGGCAGATACGTGATACTTCTTTTTTACCCGGCGGACTTTTCGTTCGTTTGTCCGACGGAACTGCAAGCGTTCAGCGATCGTGCTCAGGAATTTCGTAGCGTTGGCTGCGAGATCATCGCCTGTTCCACGGACAGTCAATATGCCCACTGTGTCTGGATAATGCAGCCGCGCAAGCAAGGCGGTCTGGGTGACATGGACATACCGCTGTTGGCCGACAAGTCTATGAAGATTGCCCAGTCCTATGGCATGCTAGACGAGAGCACAGGTCTGGCTCATCGTGGCATGTTCATCATTGATCGCGTGGGCATTGTGCGGCATATTTCGGTGAATGATATTGGCGTGGGACGCAGTGTCGAGGAGTCGCTGCGTTTGGTTCAAGCTTATCAATTCACCGATGAGTTCGGTGAAGTTTGTCCGGCCAATTGGCGTCCTGGCGCCAAGACCTTTAAGAGCACCAATGCAAGCAAGGCCGAATACTTTAAGGGCGCAGGTTAA
- the LOC117569033 gene encoding deoxynucleoside triphosphate triphosphohydrolase SAMHD1 homolog isoform X2, translated as MLIEDEVHGVIELPSFIEELVNHKLFQRLKSIKQLGLLSLAERPNGDHTRYEHCIGTYKSAQVQLNALRRNSNYELDLPVWCRHAVEIAALLHDIGHGPFSHNWESVCGGSFDHEHNGLMCVDIMFKEVKSKELLALRNDNNGRGLQLIKALIVGESERLSFPMMGHGYIFDIVHNSRCGLDVDKWDYLRRDNLRLQILTEEQMQFDEIFQNARISSDGQRIEYRYEDYHLIYKLFEARWGLHVAAYRLPKSLAFDVLLKKIVHRNQKKLLEIRGGSSGWDSFHDNEVLQQIASDPQAIYLSAPERWHKTQSCDHDDDDDCICVKSEKPGPGVDMKPDEFYALYGDKTKKRSIIRQMTSTPIRACYKLQ; from the exons ATGCTTATTGAAGATGAAGTTCACGGAGTCATCGAACTGCCCAGTTTCATTGAAGAGTTAGTGAATCATAAGCTGTTCCAGCGCCTAAAGTCCATAAAGCAGTTGGGTTTGCTCAGCTTAGCCGAAAGACCGAATGGTGACCATACGCGATATGAGCATTGCATTGG CACTTACAAGAGCGCTCAAGTTCAACTTAATGCTTTGAGACGCAATTCTAATTACGAACTGGATTTACCAGTGTGGTGTCGTCATGCGGTTGAGATTGCAGCGCTCCTCCACGATATAGGACATGGTCCATTTTCTCATAACTGGGAATCAGTTTGCGGCGGCAGTTTCGAT CATGAACACAATGGATTAATGTGTGTAGATATAATGTTTAAGGAAGTAAAAAGCAAGGAACTGCTTGCCTTGCGTAACGATAATAATGGACGCGGACTGCAGTTGATTAAGGCGTTAATAGTGGGCGAAAGTGAGAGGCTTAGTTTTCCAATGATGGGTCATGGCTATATATTTGACATTGTGCACAACAGTCGCTGTGGTCTCGACGTAGACAAATGGGATTATCTGCGACGTGACAATCTCCGACTACAAATTCTTACCGAGGAGCAAATGCAGTTCGATGAGATATTCCAGAATGCTCGCATTTCATCAGATGGTCAACGCATTGAGTATCGCTATGAGGACTATCATCTTATATATAAGCTGTTTGAGGCTCGCTGGGGTCTACATGTGGCTGCCTATAGGTTGCCCAAGAGTCTTGCTTTTGACGTCCTCCTGAAGAAGATTGTTCACCGAAATCAGAAGAAGCTGTTGGAGATCAGGGGTGGCAGCAGTGGATGGGATAGTTTCCATGATAACGAAGTCTTGCAGCAGATAGCCAGTGATCCTCAAGCTATTTATCTAAGTGCACCAGAGCGTTGGCATAAAACGCAAAGCTGCGaccatgatgatgatgatgattgtaTATGcgtaaaaagtgaaaaacctGGACCTGGTGTTGACATGAAACCCGATGAGTTCTATGCACTATACGGCGACAAAAC cAAGAAGCGCAGCATCATTCGGCAAATGACATCCACTCCTATTAGAGCTTGTTACAAATTGCAGTAG
- the LOC117569033 gene encoding deoxynucleoside triphosphate triphosphohydrolase SAMHD1 homolog isoform X1, translating into MLSSLICARNGVGQDSELSTLTIQQQHQQLKLREKQRISNVAATHNMLIEDEVHGVIELPSFIEELVNHKLFQRLKSIKQLGLLSLAERPNGDHTRYEHCIGTYKSAQVQLNALRRNSNYELDLPVWCRHAVEIAALLHDIGHGPFSHNWESVCGGSFDHEHNGLMCVDIMFKEVKSKELLALRNDNNGRGLQLIKALIVGESERLSFPMMGHGYIFDIVHNSRCGLDVDKWDYLRRDNLRLQILTEEQMQFDEIFQNARISSDGQRIEYRYEDYHLIYKLFEARWGLHVAAYRLPKSLAFDVLLKKIVHRNQKKLLEIRGGSSGWDSFHDNEVLQQIASDPQAIYLSAPERWHKTQSCDHDDDDDCICVKSEKPGPGVDMKPDEFYALYGDKTKKRSIIRQMTSTPIRACYKLQ; encoded by the exons atgctAAGCAGTTTAATATGTGCGAGAAATGGCGTTGGACAAGATTCTGAGTTGTCGACGCTTACAattcaacagcaacaccaacagcttAAACTACGTGAAAAGCAACGCATCAGTAATGTGGCAGCAACTCACAAT ATGCTTATTGAAGATGAAGTTCACGGAGTCATCGAACTGCCCAGTTTCATTGAAGAGTTAGTGAATCATAAGCTGTTCCAGCGCCTAAAGTCCATAAAGCAGTTGGGTTTGCTCAGCTTAGCCGAAAGACCGAATGGTGACCATACGCGATATGAGCATTGCATTGG CACTTACAAGAGCGCTCAAGTTCAACTTAATGCTTTGAGACGCAATTCTAATTACGAACTGGATTTACCAGTGTGGTGTCGTCATGCGGTTGAGATTGCAGCGCTCCTCCACGATATAGGACATGGTCCATTTTCTCATAACTGGGAATCAGTTTGCGGCGGCAGTTTCGAT CATGAACACAATGGATTAATGTGTGTAGATATAATGTTTAAGGAAGTAAAAAGCAAGGAACTGCTTGCCTTGCGTAACGATAATAATGGACGCGGACTGCAGTTGATTAAGGCGTTAATAGTGGGCGAAAGTGAGAGGCTTAGTTTTCCAATGATGGGTCATGGCTATATATTTGACATTGTGCACAACAGTCGCTGTGGTCTCGACGTAGACAAATGGGATTATCTGCGACGTGACAATCTCCGACTACAAATTCTTACCGAGGAGCAAATGCAGTTCGATGAGATATTCCAGAATGCTCGCATTTCATCAGATGGTCAACGCATTGAGTATCGCTATGAGGACTATCATCTTATATATAAGCTGTTTGAGGCTCGCTGGGGTCTACATGTGGCTGCCTATAGGTTGCCCAAGAGTCTTGCTTTTGACGTCCTCCTGAAGAAGATTGTTCACCGAAATCAGAAGAAGCTGTTGGAGATCAGGGGTGGCAGCAGTGGATGGGATAGTTTCCATGATAACGAAGTCTTGCAGCAGATAGCCAGTGATCCTCAAGCTATTTATCTAAGTGCACCAGAGCGTTGGCATAAAACGCAAAGCTGCGaccatgatgatgatgatgattgtaTATGcgtaaaaagtgaaaaacctGGACCTGGTGTTGACATGAAACCCGATGAGTTCTATGCACTATACGGCGACAAAAC cAAGAAGCGCAGCATCATTCGGCAAATGACATCCACTCCTATTAGAGCTTGTTACAAATTGCAGTAG
- the LOC117568026 gene encoding glycogen-binding subunit 76A, with protein sequence MNEPGDIPLTHTSTPDSRPPCSIISIIPNIGMSSCRGRAEAFARSLSSKLRTLGTQANEEGANAEDEPIINGTNTNTWVNAHESEQTVTDLQPLRHESDSFFDFDCELESPGSPVDECEYLRLIETASNTPHNSTAESGYACASAASSHSSTDGPYFDAAAGSSSSIISNIPDELLVTSQPQPHPHRGKVPPAELKEFANALQLNGTHELLTNGEKEQEHKEEEVKQESEDETLLQAQILSELQQHSETVKSIEQEQKLAAEEPALLNGHIDQAEEQLLQLEETAAIATVEDKQETEQQLEEQLPANGSDEVDKCESKLTVDIEVAQQEQAKQTVTEEDKEKEQEDETEADKEKEKTSHSHGMDTTDDEDDCRPQRVRRCSSLKTGKTPPGTPGRKKIVRFADVLGLDLADVKTFLDEIPTIPKSAFEDLEILESEPPLVLGPKSDKLLMPLFQQPGGLATFLDAVREKQVSLENAAISDSINQTISGSVRVRNLDFHKSVHIRYSLDGWRSYADLQANYVENSCDGFSDKFTFVLFGNSLHVGQRLEFAVRFQCKGQQFWDNNYGANYCFQCLPSSNHTASPATVVTGAVPTHHASSLVGMLSPAAGDAWCNSFY encoded by the exons ATGAACGAACCCGGCGATATACCATTGACACACACCAGCACGCCGGACAGCAGGCCGCCCTGCAGCATTATCTCAATCATACCAAACATAGGGATGTCATCATGCCGTGGACGTGCCGAGGCATTTGCGCGAAGCTTGTCCTCCAAGCTGCGCACCCTGGGAACCCAG GCCAACGAGGAGGGCGCCAATGCAGAGGATGAGCCCATCATAAATGGCACAAATACCAACACTTGGGTGAATGCACACGAATCCGAACAGACTGTCACCGATCTGCAGCCGCTGCGCCATGAGTCGGACTCATTTTTCGACTTTGACTGCGAGCTGGAATCGCCAGGCAGTCCGGTGGATGAGTGCGAGTACTTGCGTCTCATAGAAACCGCCTCGAATACGCCACACAACTCCACCGCTGAGTCAGGCTACGCCTGCGCCTCGGCAGCCAGCAGTCACAGCAGCACCGATGGTCCATACTTTGATGCTGCcgccggcagcagcagcagcatcatcagcaataTCCCAGACGAGCTGCTGGTCACGAGTCAGCCGCAGCCACATCCGCATCGTGGCAAAGTGCCACCGGCGGAGCTTAAGGAGTTTGCCAATGCTCTGCAGTTGAATGGCACACACGAGTTGCTCACAAATGGCGAGAAGGAGCAGGAGCACAAGGAAGAGGAAGTGAAGCAGGAGAGTGAAGATGAGACGCTGTTGCAGGCACAAATACTCAGtgagctgcagcagcattcGGAAACCGTGAAGAGTATCGAGCAAGAGCAGAAGCTGGCAGCCGAGGAACCAGCTCTGCTCAATGGACACATAGATCAGGCAGAGgaacagctgctgcagcttgaGGAGACTGCAGCGATAGCCACAGTCGAGGATAAGCAAGAAacggagcagcagctggaagAGCAATTGCCAGCGAATGGTTCAGATGAGGTTGATAAGTGCGAGAGCAAACTGACAGTCGACATAGAAGTGGCGCAGCAGGAGCAGGCCAAGCAGACTGTCACTGAGGAGGACAAGGAGAAGGAGCAGGAAGATGAGACGGAGGCAGacaaagagaaggagaagacAAGTCACAGTCATGGCATGGACACCACAGACGACGAGGATGACTGTCGACCGCAGCGTGTGCGTCGCTGCTCCTCACTGAAGACGGGCAAAACACCACCGGGAACGCCTGGACGCAAGAAGATTGTGCGCTTTGCCGATGTGCTGGGCTTGGATCTGGCCGATGTGAAGACCTTCTTGGATGAGATACCCACCATACCGAAGTCAGCGTTCGAGGATTTGGAAATACTGGAATCGGAACCGCCATTGGTGCTGGGACCGAAGTCCGATAAGCTGTTGATGCCGCTGTTCCAGCAGCCAGGCGGATTGGCCACATTCCTCGATGCGGTGCGCGAGAAGCAGGTGTCGCTGGAGAATGCCGCTATCAGCGATAGCATCAATCAGACCATCTCCGGTTCGGTGCGTGTGCGCAATTTGGACTTTCATAAATCGGTGCATATACGCTATTCGCTGGACGGGTGGCGCAGCTATGCCGATCTGCAGGCCAACTATGTGGAGAACTCCTGCGACGGCTTCTCCGACAAGTTCACGTTCGTGCTCTTCGGCAACTCGCTGCATGTGGGCCAGCGTTTGGAGTTTGCGGTGCGCTTTCAGTGCAAGGGTCAACAGTTTTGGGATAACAATTATGGCGCCAACTACTGCTTCCAATGTTTGCCCTCCTCGAATCACACGGCATCGCCGGCGACTGTGGTGACTGGCGCCGTGCCGACGCATCATGCCAGCAGTCTGGTCGGTATGCTAAGCCCCGCAGCGGGCGATGCCTGGTGCAATTCGTTCTACTAa
- the LOC127565392 gene encoding uncharacterized protein LOC127565392 encodes MISGLGDTNVSVEGCTVNVCMRSCITDYSVNFQAVVASTITNSQPNFAIDIDGWAIPSNIQLADPAFNRPQRVDLLIGASLFYGLLCVGQIGLGDGLPILQKTRLGWIVAGGGDSTTHTALMAAQKGSESSNDQADASLNELVRRFWEVESCEYVATRLSREQQDCEEHFRKNVTRLPSGEYSLIVDFSIWSANCSGILIFRMQYSSFIEEYLKLNHMSRVPAETIERCKYFLPHHCVLKADSTTTKLRVVFDGSAATSTGYSLNEVMMAGPVIQDKLMHILLRFRTYLVALTGDICKMYRCVRMASADSYYQCILWRDSPDKELQIFKLDTVTYGTKAASFLSVRAMHQLAHDEADSFPVGSVALKNEFYVDDFISGGDSVAEVKVKLQETAAILARANFKLRKWCSSHAEVLSEIADDEKESYMRFSDGSEITKTLGLAWDPSSDRLLFSLSFLEAGSKPCRRSVLATIARFYDPLGLLGPVMTMFKIFLQQLCKDKLTWDESLPLQRYTAWVEMCSSFNSISSLSFPRAVLAAGCRVEVHGFCDASEEAYGACVYVVSGGRTSQSQLLCSKSRVAPLKTISVPKLELCGAYLLAKLLHAVRNMGFLDGEFFCWSDSSVVLSWIKDDPYKFNVFVANRVASIQDLTVNMKWQHVPTALNPADVLSRGTTPECLAESKIWFHGPEFLVGNRDGWPSQRCLESSTLEMRSKVMIATSPYDDITLRCKYLNTFASMQRVYAFVFKFVNRIKHPGLNVVDVNKGTWLLLRLVQLSNLWSDVKEIRSKGFVKKSSSIASLLPFIDQFGLLRVGGRLANSTLPYDARHPIILPRRHPITLALIAHHHEKNLHVGARALLAKIRLQYWPIGGLRTVSKVVRNCIECFRAKPTVLEPIMASLPKERLLNSRAFAISGVDYCGPFYYKSEVRNRPPIKCYISVFICFASKAIHLELVKDLTTAAFLGALKRFVSLRGRPNQIWSDNATNFVGAKNELHDVKKLLLSDPHKESVHRVCLMDNIEWKFIPPRSPHFGGLWEAAVKSAKHHLYRSVGRSILNYDELRTLVCQIAAIINSRPLLSISESPDDLDVLTPAHLLFGGPPTVILEPDLTTLDYNRLDGWQRVTQLQQVFWNRWREEYLTLLQQRSKWRTPDRRLQVNDLVLVKDENLPPLRWPLARVLALIPGKDGECRVADLKTTCGSTRRAINKLCLLPLKDDVER; translated from the exons ATGATTTCTGGCCTCGGGGACACAAACGTTTCTGTTGAAGGATGCACGGTCAATGTTTGTATGCGCTCTTGCATCACCGACTACTCGGTCAACTTTCAAGCTGTTGTGGCATCGACAATCACCAACAGCCAGCCGAACTTTGCTATTGACATCGACGGTTGGGCAATTCCATCCAACATTCAGCTAGCTGATCCTGCATTCAATCGTCCGCAGCGCGTGGACCTGCTGATTGGTGCAAGCCTATTCTACGGCTTGTTATGTGTAGGACAAATAGGCCTTGGAGATGGATTGCCTATTCTTCAGAAGACCCGCCTTGGTTGGATCGTTGCTGGTGGTGGTGACAGTACGACGCACACAGCATTGATGGCAGCGCAAAAGGGTTCTGAAAGTAGTAACGATCAAGCAGATGCCAGCCTAAATGAGCTTGTTCGCCGTTTTTGGGAAGTCGAGAGCTGCGAGTATGTGGCCACAAGGCTTAGTAGGGAGCAGCAGGATTGCGAAGAGCATTTTCGCAAAAATGTTACTCGGCTACCATCCGGTGAATACTCC CTCATCGTCGATTTCTCAATCTGGAGCGCAAATTGCAGCGGCATCCTGATCTTTAGGATGCAATACTCATCATTTATTGAAGAATACTTGAAGTTGAATCATATGTCGCGTGTTCCTGCTGAGACCATTGAGCGTTGCAAGTATTTTCTGCCACACCACTGCGTACTAAAGGCCGATAGCACGACAACAAAGCTTCGTGTTGTGTTCGATGGTTCGGCAGCGACATCCACTGGATATTCGTTAAATGAGGTTATGATGGCTGGTCCTGTTATACAGGACAAATTGATGCATATACTTCTTCGCTTCCGTACATATCTGGTGGCACTAACAGGGGATATATGCAAGATGTATCGATGTGTGCGCATGGCTTCAGCAGATAGCTATTATCAATGCATCTTATGGCGCGATTCGCCTGATAAAGAGCTGCAGATTTTCAAGCTGGACACCGTTACTTATGGCACGAAGGCAGCGTCATTTTTGTCGGTTCGTGCAATGCATCAGCTGGCGCATGATGAAGCAGACTCGTTTCCGGTTGGATCTGTTGCTTTGAAGAATGAGTTCTACGTGGACGATTTTATATCTGGAGGCGATTCAGTTGCTGAGGTTAAGGTCAAGCTGCAGGAAACCGCTGCAATTCTAGCTCGTGCAAACTTCAAACTCAGGAAATGGTGTTCCAGTCATGCCGAAGTATTGTCGGAGATAGCTGACGACGAGAAAGAGTCGTACATGAGGTTCAGCGATGGCAGCGAAATCACAAAAACTCTTGGCTTGGCGTGGGATCCCTCATCGGATCGGCTGCTGTTCTCGCTGTCGTTCTTAGAAGCTGGCTCCAAGCCGTGCAGGCGGTCTGTCTTAGCCACAATTGCACGATTTTATGATCCGCTAGGACTGCTTGGACCCGTCATGACAatgttcaaaatatttctACAGCAGCTCTGCAAGGATAAGTTGACATGGGATGAAAGTTTGCCTTTGCAGCGATACACAGCCTGGGTAGAAATGTGCAGCAGTTTTAATTCCATTTCTAGTCTTTCATTCCCGAGAGCTGTTCTTGCTGCTGGGTGCCGTGTCGAAGTTCATGGATTTTGTGATGCCAGCGAAGAGGCCTACGGCGCTTGCGTATATGTAGTGTCCGGTGGACGCACTTCTCAGAGTCAGCTGTTGTGCTCTAAGTCCAGAGTCGCACCACTCAAAACTATATCAGTTCCCAAGCTGGAATTATGCGGTGCTTATCTTCTGGCCAAACTGCTTCATGCAGTTAGAAACATGGGTTTTCTTGATGGGGAGTTCTTTTGCTGGAGTGATTCATCGGTGGTACTCTCATGGATCAAGGATGATCCATACAAGTTCAACGTTTTTGTGGCAAATCGCGTAGCGTCTATTCAGGATCTTACCGTCAACATGAAGTGGCAACATGTTCCCACGGCTTTGAACCCTGCCGACGTACTCTCCAGAGGTACAACTCCAGAATGTTTAGCAGAGTCCAAGATATGGTTTCATGGACCGGAGTTTCTTGTTGGAAATCGAGATGGATGGCCTTCACAACGCTGCTTAGAGTCTTCAACGTTGGAAATGCGTAGTAAGGTCATGATAGCCACTTCTCCGTATGATGATATCACTCTTCGTTGCAAGTACCTTAACACGTTTGCCTCAATGCAGCGCGTATATGCGTTtgtgtttaaatttgttaatcgTATAAAGCATCCAGGCCTCAACGTGGTAGATGTCAACAAAGGCACATGGCTGCTACTGCGATTGGTGCAGTTGTCAAATTTATGGAGTGATGTCAAGGAAATTCGTTCGAAGGGCTTCGTCAAGAAATCGAGTTCAATCGCTTCTTTGTTGCCGTTCATCGACCAATTTGGACTTCTGCGTGTTGGCGGTCGGCTAGCCAATTCAACTCTTCCCTACGATGCTCGCCATCCTATTATATTACCTCGACGGCATCCCATTACGTTGGCGCTCATCGCTCACCATCATGAAAAGAATCTTCACGTTGGAGCTAGAGCATTATTAGCAAAGATTCGGTTACAATATTGGCCGATTGGCGGACTGCGAACTGTGTCGAAGGTTGTTCGCAATTGCATCGAATGCTTCCGGGCCAAGCCCACTGTGCTCGAACCAATTATGGCCAGCCTTCCGAAGGAACGGCTTCTGAATTCTCGTGCCTTTGCAATAAGCGGAGTGGACTACTGCGGGCCGTTTTACTATAAATCTGAAGTTCGGAACAGACCCCCAATCAAATGCTACATCAGCGTATTCATCTGCTTTGCTAGCAAGGCGATTCATCTGGAGTTGGTGAAGGATTTGACAACTGCCGCCTTTCTGGGAGCGCTAAAAAGATTCGTGTCACTTCGTGGGAGGCCTAATCAGATTTGGTCCGATAATGCGACTAACTTTGTCGGGGCCAAAAATGAACTTCATGATGTCAAGAAACTTCTCCTCAGCGATCCTCATAAGGAGTCAGTTCATCGTGTGTGCCTGATGGACAACATCGAGTGGAAGTTTATTCCTCCTCGTTCCCCACATTTTGGTGGACTATGGGAAGCAGCAGTCAAGAGCGCAAAGCACCATCTGTATCGCTCTGTTGGTCGCTCTATTCTCAACTACGATGAGCTTCGCACTCTGGTTTGCCAAATAGCGGCAATAATTAATAGTCGTCCATTGCTATCAATTTCAGAAAGTCCTGACGATTTGGATGTGCTGACTCCCGCTCATCTATTGTTTGGTGGTCCTCCAACCGTGATTCTGGAGCCCGACCTAACTACGTTGGACTACAATCGGCTGGATGGTTGGCAGCGTGTCACTCAACTGCAGCAGGTCTTCTGGAATAGATGGCGGGAGGAGTATCTGACTCTTCTCCAGCAAAGATCGAAGTGGCGCACTCCTGACCGTCGTCTCCAAGTCAACGACTTGGTCTTGGTGAAGGACGAAAATTTGCCTCCTCTTCGGTGGCCGCTAGCCCGTGTCCTGGCGCTCATCCCTGGCAAGGACGGCGAGTGTCGAGTTGCCGACTTAAAGACGACGTGTGGCAGCACCCGGAGAGCCATAAACAAACTCTGTCTACTGCCCCTGAAGGATGATGTTGAAAGATAG